In Fortiea contorta PCC 7126, one genomic interval encodes:
- a CDS encoding phosphatase PAP2 family protein — MIRKISTFWLRHIYPRLAPLIATIGIVGLTACLLILFVVAKLAEEVLEKEAFAFDTTFLLWLHQFANPSLDNLMLFITNLGNPKTVVVVAGVTLGILWWRRYRVEIYVFVLTCLGGLILNTGLKLFFSKPRPQLWTLLISEKSFSFPSGHALGSMVMYGFIAYILATHYPQFSRLIYVLTVILIVGIGISRLYLGVHWPTDVIAGYGVGFLWLMICITMLKLQKLRQGQFVN; from the coding sequence ATGATACGAAAAATTTCTACCTTTTGGTTACGCCATATATATCCTCGTTTAGCTCCTTTAATTGCCACGATTGGTATAGTTGGACTTACTGCTTGTCTGCTAATTTTGTTTGTTGTTGCCAAGCTTGCGGAAGAAGTTTTAGAGAAAGAAGCTTTTGCATTTGATACAACTTTCTTATTATGGCTACATCAATTTGCCAATCCGAGTCTTGATAATTTAATGTTATTTATAACAAATCTTGGTAATCCAAAGACAGTAGTAGTAGTTGCAGGAGTGACTTTAGGAATACTTTGGTGGCGACGTTACCGAGTAGAAATATATGTTTTTGTGCTTACTTGTTTAGGAGGGTTAATTCTAAATACAGGTTTAAAGTTATTTTTCTCAAAACCCCGTCCGCAACTTTGGACACTTCTAATCTCTGAAAAATCTTTTAGTTTTCCTAGCGGTCATGCACTAGGCTCTATGGTAATGTATGGTTTTATTGCCTATATACTAGCTACTCATTATCCTCAATTTTCGCGGTTAATCTATGTTTTAACAGTTATTTTAATTGTGGGAATTGGCATCAGTCGCCTATATTTAGGTGTCCATTGGCCGACAGATGTAATTGCTGGGTATGGTGTTGGATTTTTGTGGTTAATGATATGTATCACGATGCTGAAACTACAGAAATTAAGGCAGGGACAGTTTGTTAATTGA
- a CDS encoding sulfite exporter TauE/SafE family protein encodes MTNIWLCIILGLVAGIVSGMTGIGGGIIILPALIFFLRFSQHQAQGTTLALLVPPIDLLAAWTYYKQGYVDIKVAALLCLGFILGGWFGAKIGTILPSGVLTKIFALLLIMSAVRVLFATPNDSV; translated from the coding sequence ATGACTAATATTTGGCTTTGCATAATTTTGGGATTGGTAGCAGGAATTGTTAGTGGCATGACAGGCATTGGTGGTGGAATAATTATCTTACCTGCTTTGATTTTTTTCTTAAGATTCTCTCAGCACCAAGCACAAGGAACAACATTGGCTTTGTTAGTTCCACCAATAGATTTATTAGCAGCATGGACTTATTACAAGCAAGGATATGTAGATATAAAAGTAGCTGCACTTCTCTGTCTAGGATTTATTTTAGGTGGGTGGTTCGGTGCCAAAATAGGAACGATTTTACCGAGTGGGGTTTTAACTAAAATATTCGCCTTGCTACTAATTATGAGTGCTGTTAGAGTTTTATTTGCAACCCCTAATGATTCCGTATAA
- a CDS encoding sulfite exporter TauE/SafE family protein: protein MNVLEFTLLVWISSATAGFLGALTGLGGGVVLVPLLTLVFGVDIRYAIGASLVSVIATSSGAASAYVKEGYTNLRLGMFLEVATTFGAIAGATIAAFVSTRILAVVFGFVLLYSAHLSRQSRPEHSADTPPDRLATRLKLNSTYPTPEGEQSYNVYAVPVGFSLMFVAGVLSGLLGIGSGALKVLAMDQFMRIPFKVSTTTSNFMIGVTAAASAGVYLKRGYIDPGLAMPVMLGVLLGALLGARVLVKARVGVLRNIFSLVIVLLAIQMIYNGFTGRI from the coding sequence TTGAATGTTTTAGAATTTACCCTACTAGTCTGGATTAGTTCTGCTACCGCAGGCTTTTTGGGAGCGTTGACAGGCTTAGGTGGTGGAGTGGTGCTTGTTCCTCTGTTAACTTTGGTTTTTGGTGTTGACATTCGCTACGCAATCGGTGCTTCGCTAGTATCCGTAATTGCAACTTCTTCCGGCGCTGCTTCTGCTTACGTCAAAGAAGGCTATACTAATTTACGCTTGGGAATGTTCTTGGAAGTAGCAACGACATTTGGAGCGATCGCAGGTGCAACCATAGCCGCTTTTGTTTCCACTAGAATACTCGCTGTGGTGTTTGGATTTGTTTTACTTTACAGCGCCCATCTCTCGCGGCAATCCCGTCCTGAACACTCAGCTGATACTCCACCTGATCGTTTAGCAACTCGTTTAAAGCTAAATAGCACTTACCCAACTCCTGAAGGTGAACAATCTTACAATGTCTATGCTGTTCCCGTAGGATTTAGTCTGATGTTTGTCGCCGGAGTGCTTTCCGGGTTACTTGGTATTGGTTCTGGCGCACTCAAGGTACTAGCAATGGATCAATTCATGCGGATTCCATTTAAGGTTTCTACTACTACCAGTAACTTTATGATTGGGGTGACAGCAGCAGCTAGCGCGGGTGTGTACCTGAAACGAGGTTACATTGACCCTGGACTAGCAATGCCTGTCATGTTAGGTGTACTTTTAGGCGCATTATTGGGAGCTAGGGTATTGGTAAAAGCAAGAGTAGGCGTTTTAAGAAATATTTTTAGTTTAGTGATTGTGCTATTGGCAATTCAAATGATTTATAACGGTTTTACTGGGAGAATTTAA
- a CDS encoding lysylphosphatidylglycerol synthase domain-containing protein produces MNRKRLSQISLPVFGLLLFALSLWTINNELRQHNLSDVLRSLTEIPSNRLFIAIGCSIGGYLVLTSYDFLAFRYIRHSLPPNTIIFTAFISHAVSNSVGFALLTGGAIRYRLYSNWGVSVGAIAQVIAFENLSFWLGLFAVSGIIFLLEPLTIPTLLNLPFVSVHPIGVIFLILVGAYLLGSYFYHQTLRICGQTFSFPSFYLSLKQIGISLLDWGLAIAVLYLLLPPSIPLSYFGFAGIYLLAMIAGIVSNVPGGLGVFETVILLLLPSEVTAPAGLGSLIAYRGVYYILPLTVAVVLLGLYEINQRLKARS; encoded by the coding sequence ATGAATCGAAAACGCCTTTCTCAAATTAGTCTCCCTGTTTTTGGCTTGCTATTATTTGCTTTATCTCTTTGGACAATCAACAACGAACTGCGGCAGCATAACCTAAGTGATGTTCTTCGTAGTTTGACAGAAATTCCCTCAAATCGCTTGTTTATAGCCATTGGATGCTCCATCGGAGGCTATCTAGTACTCACTAGTTATGATTTTCTCGCCTTCCGCTATATCCGTCATTCACTTCCTCCTAATACAATTATTTTTACAGCTTTTATCAGCCATGCTGTCAGTAATTCTGTTGGCTTTGCTCTTTTAACAGGTGGTGCTATCCGCTACCGTCTTTATTCAAATTGGGGGGTATCAGTGGGAGCGATCGCTCAAGTAATTGCTTTTGAGAACCTGAGTTTTTGGTTAGGACTGTTCGCCGTAAGTGGGATAATATTTCTTCTTGAACCACTCACTATTCCTACCTTACTAAATTTACCTTTTGTGTCTGTTCATCCAATCGGAGTTATTTTTCTAATCCTTGTCGGAGCATATTTACTGGGGAGTTATTTTTACCATCAAACCTTAAGGATTTGTGGACAGACATTTTCTTTTCCTTCCTTTTATCTGTCCTTAAAGCAAATAGGAATTTCCTTACTGGATTGGGGATTGGCGATCGCTGTTCTCTATCTTCTCTTACCCCCAAGTATTCCTTTGTCCTATTTCGGCTTTGCTGGTATCTACTTATTAGCAATGATTGCAGGCATTGTTAGCAATGTTCCTGGTGGCTTAGGAGTGTTTGAAACCGTAATACTTTTGCTACTGCCATCAGAAGTAACAGCCCCAGCAGGTTTGGGTTCGCTAATAGCTTACCGAGGAGTTTACTACATCCTGCCTTTGACAGTTGCAGTGGTGTTGCTGGGTTTGTATGAAATTAATCAACGGCTAAAAGCGCGTTCCTAG
- a CDS encoding alpha/beta hydrolase: MKLRWSNILLAGIAMVATLLTTGYWYVFIAGAPQLDPPQVEKNTGLSFELKTFNSKAMGEVRQYGLILPPDYAKNLKKRYPVIFLLHGGHGDARAYQDKAAVTSVLHDLYKSDKLPYSIVITPDGNDKRGTSPFWDSDYYDGPNGKVGTLIGSELVKIVKSRYRTLNEPQFWAMGGQSSGGWGAFNIGLRHLNNFNIFFSSSGYFTDISGTANSPQDFIEKIPVAERKRIRAYLDAGEQDKEFLTSTQQFHQTLDKLGIANEFHAFPGGHGIVGADVGWNYWHKHLADQLTYVGKQFQQA; encoded by the coding sequence ATGAAGTTACGATGGTCAAATATTTTACTAGCAGGTATAGCCATGGTTGCTACCTTGTTGACAACTGGCTATTGGTATGTGTTCATTGCTGGTGCGCCGCAACTCGACCCTCCGCAGGTAGAGAAAAATACAGGATTGTCATTTGAGCTAAAGACTTTCAACAGCAAAGCAATGGGAGAAGTGCGACAATATGGCTTAATTCTCCCTCCCGATTATGCCAAGAACCTAAAGAAACGCTATCCAGTAATCTTCCTACTCCACGGAGGACATGGCGATGCTCGTGCTTATCAGGATAAAGCAGCCGTCACCTCCGTGCTACATGACCTTTACAAAAGTGACAAATTACCTTATTCAATAGTTATTACCCCAGATGGCAATGACAAGCGCGGTACAAGTCCGTTTTGGGATTCAGATTACTATGATGGCCCCAATGGTAAAGTTGGCACTTTGATTGGTTCAGAGTTAGTCAAAATTGTGAAATCTCGTTATCGGACGTTGAATGAACCGCAGTTTTGGGCAATGGGAGGACAGTCAAGCGGTGGCTGGGGAGCTTTTAATATTGGTTTACGCCACTTGAATAACTTTAATATTTTCTTTAGTTCTAGCGGCTACTTTACTGATATCAGTGGTACGGCAAATAGTCCCCAAGATTTTATTGAAAAAATACCAGTGGCAGAACGTAAACGCATTAGAGCATATTTGGATGCTGGAGAGCAAGATAAAGAATTTCTTACCTCAACTCAGCAGTTTCATCAAACTCTAGATAAGTTAGGAATTGCAAACGAATTCCATGCTTTTCCTGGCGGTCATGGTATTGTTGGCGCAGATGTTGGCTGGAACTATTGGCACAAACATCTAGCAGACCAACTTACTTATGTGGGAAAGCAATTTCAGCAAGCCTGA
- a CDS encoding bifunctional lysylphosphatidylglycerol flippase/synthetase MprF, giving the protein MLNKRQQIGLWTASILTAMVGVVNLISAVTPNSPRRTELIEQFVPFDIRVGGHFFAAISGFILLTLAVNLLRRKRVAWLLTVGLLIVTIISHLIKGLDYEESLLAGVLLAQLILMRNVFTAQSDRPSITQGIRVLIGALLFTLAYGTVGFFLLDRQYTVNFDLPEALLQTLAMFFTADNAGLEPTTRFGQFFADSIYFVGACTLAYALFMLLRPVLLRNHTLEVERKRAKEIVEQYGKSSLARFTLFDDKTYYFSPSGKSFIGYVAKGRGAIALGDPIGPLEERQEVIVGFQLFCEKNDWYPAFYQTLPDDLDIYKSLGYRTVQIGEEAIVDLHSFTLQGKANQNLRNALNRLTKSGHQVKFYQPPIADELLKELRSVSEEWLKMMQGAEKKFSVGWFDYDYLHECEIVVVYTPEGTISAFANVVSEYQKNEITIDLMRRCTDIEKGTMEFLFLSMFQHFQQLKYDGFNLGLSALSGVGGTQNSPVLEKALKYLYEHLNKFYNFKGLHTFKDKFSPRWEPRYLVYPNLVALPDIVVALVRADSGDRLLDYFKPGA; this is encoded by the coding sequence TTGCTAAATAAACGTCAACAGATTGGATTGTGGACAGCCTCTATTTTAACCGCTATGGTAGGGGTTGTTAATTTGATATCTGCGGTTACTCCTAATTCACCTAGACGCACAGAATTAATAGAGCAATTTGTTCCTTTTGATATCCGCGTAGGTGGACATTTTTTTGCAGCAATTTCTGGATTTATATTGTTAACTCTGGCAGTTAATTTATTACGACGTAAGCGAGTAGCTTGGTTACTAACAGTTGGGTTGTTAATTGTAACTATTATTAGCCATTTAATCAAAGGTTTGGACTATGAAGAAAGTTTATTAGCTGGAGTTTTACTAGCTCAACTTATTTTAATGCGTAATGTTTTTACAGCACAATCAGATCGTCCTTCTATTACTCAAGGAATTCGAGTTTTAATTGGTGCATTGCTGTTTACATTAGCTTACGGCACTGTAGGTTTCTTTCTACTAGATAGGCAATATACGGTTAATTTTGACTTACCAGAAGCGTTGCTGCAAACTTTGGCAATGTTTTTCACAGCTGATAATGCAGGGTTAGAACCTACAACGCGATTTGGACAGTTTTTCGCTGATTCAATATATTTCGTAGGTGCTTGTACATTAGCTTATGCTTTGTTCATGCTCTTGCGTCCGGTATTATTAAGAAATCATACTTTAGAAGTAGAAAGAAAACGAGCAAAAGAAATTGTAGAACAATATGGAAAATCTTCTCTAGCAAGATTCACTCTCTTTGATGATAAAACTTATTATTTCAGTCCTTCTGGGAAAAGCTTCATTGGTTATGTAGCAAAAGGTAGAGGTGCAATAGCTTTGGGCGACCCCATTGGCCCTCTTGAAGAAAGACAAGAAGTAATTGTTGGGTTTCAGCTATTTTGTGAGAAAAATGACTGGTATCCCGCATTTTATCAAACTTTACCAGATGATTTAGATATATATAAATCTTTAGGCTACCGTACTGTTCAAATTGGTGAGGAGGCAATTGTTGACTTACATAGCTTCACCCTTCAAGGCAAAGCTAACCAAAACTTAAGAAATGCTCTTAATAGGCTTACTAAGTCGGGTCATCAAGTTAAATTTTATCAACCACCCATTGCAGATGAATTATTAAAAGAATTGAGGTCAGTAAGTGAGGAATGGCTTAAAATGATGCAGGGAGCAGAGAAAAAGTTTTCTGTTGGTTGGTTTGATTATGACTACTTGCATGAATGCGAAATTGTGGTTGTATATACTCCAGAAGGAACAATTAGTGCCTTTGCAAATGTGGTATCGGAGTATCAGAAAAATGAAATTACTATCGACTTAATGCGACGATGTACAGATATTGAAAAAGGGACAATGGAGTTTTTATTTCTCTCAATGTTTCAGCATTTCCAACAACTCAAATATGACGGTTTCAATTTAGGATTATCTGCACTTTCTGGAGTTGGAGGAACACAAAATTCTCCCGTTTTGGAGAAAGCATTAAAATATCTCTACGAACACTTAAATAAGTTTTATAACTTTAAAGGGTTGCATACATTTAAGGATAAGTTTAGTCCTCGTTGGGAACCTCGTTACCTAGTATATCCCAATTTAGTTGCACTACCCGATATAGTGGTAGCTCTGGTAAGGGCAGATTCAGGGGATAGATTACTAGATTACTTTAAACCAGGTGCTTAG
- a CDS encoding DUF1634 domain-containing protein, translating into MSQNRHNLSERQVEILVGNLLRYGVLLASALVLIGGVLYLIYHGKETPNYQIFRGEPPAFRSPEGVATSALSGRRRGIIQLGLLLLIATPVARVAFSLLAFMRQRDITYIILTLIVLTGLVISFIGG; encoded by the coding sequence ATGTCCCAAAATCGACACAACTTGAGTGAAAGACAAGTCGAAATTTTGGTTGGAAATTTGTTAAGATATGGCGTACTTTTAGCTTCAGCTTTAGTCTTGATCGGCGGAGTTTTATACCTAATTTATCACGGCAAAGAAACTCCTAATTATCAAATCTTTCGCGGTGAACCTCCAGCTTTTCGCTCTCCTGAAGGAGTCGCAACCTCAGCATTATCAGGTCGTCGTCGTGGCATCATTCAACTTGGATTATTGTTATTAATTGCGACTCCTGTTGCTAGAGTTGCTTTTTCTCTATTAGCTTTTATGCGTCAGCGAGATATCACCTATATTATTTTGACTTTGATTGTTTTGACTGGGCTAGTTATTAGTTTTATAGGTGGTTAA